In one Bactrocera tryoni isolate S06 chromosome 5, CSIRO_BtryS06_freeze2, whole genome shotgun sequence genomic region, the following are encoded:
- the LOC120778399 gene encoding uncharacterized protein LOC120778399, translating to MSYAKLVNTCNASTLAEQAINKPNYTPGKALKTAFKLLKRVFKSTTANKVDTNNNIEQQITVIKPQAVTEMPKAAAESQQHQREVEASKFNASILTTCSTLSAEEYENELNELAELATKSKSLE from the coding sequence ATGTCTTACGCTAAACTCGTGAACACTTGCAACGCCAGCACCTTGGCTGAGCAAGCCATCAACAAACCGAACTACACACCAGGCAAGGCGCTGAAGACGGCTTTCAAGTTATTGAAGCGCGTCTTCAAATCAACAACAGCTAATAAGGTagataccaacaacaacatagagCAGCAAATCACAGTCATAAAACCACAAGCAGTAACTGAGATGCCGAAAGCAGCAGCCGAGTCACAGCAACATCAGCGCGAAGTCGAAGCATCCAAATTCAACGCTAGCATACTAACCACTTGCTCAACACTCAGCGCTGAGGAGTACGAGAATGAACTGAACGAGTTAGCTGAGTTGGCGACAAAAAGCAAATCGTTGGAGTAA
- the LOC120778398 gene encoding uncharacterized protein LOC120778398 codes for MSYATLVNTCFAAEQSIPKPHYTPRKALRKACKLLRRFFRPSTSGKVIITAEKQIEEELSPKITEMCRKTDLSMRTNCSALSVEEYENQLNELAELEAAIKSFTAE; via the coding sequence ATGTCTTATGCTACACTCGTCAACACTTGCTTTGCGGCTGAGCAAAGCATCCCCAAGCCACACTATACACCGCGCAAGGCACTGCGGAAGGCTTGCAAGCTGCTGCGCCGCTTTTTTCGCCCCTCCACGTCGGGCAAGGTAATCATCACCGCCGAGAAGCAAATCGAGGAAGAGCTGTCGCCAAAAATAACAGAGATGTGTCGCAAAACCGACCTCAGCATGCGCACCAATTGCTCCGCACTCAGCGTCGAAGAGTATGAGAATCAGCTGAATGAGTTAGCCGAGTTGGAAGCCGCCATCAAGTCGTTCACTGCTGAGTAA